AATCCGCGCCGCGCCGTTCGGATCGCCCCCTCCGTTTTGTTTCGCTGAAAACCAGAGCAAGCAAAGTCCGCTTGGAATTTTTAGGCAGCGAGCCTAAGAAGGGCGGCTCGTTTAAAAGTTTTTTCAACGGCTTGCCGGCGATTTTGGCGGCGCAAAACTTGAGGGAATTCGTGGAAGCCGTGGTCAACGCCAAGAAAAAAAAGCGCCCGGTGCTTATGATGTTCGGGGCGCATGTCATTAAAACCGGGTTATCGCGCTACATCATCACCTTGATGGAAAAGGGCTGGGTGACGGCGCTTGCCACCAACGGAGCCGGCGTGATCCATGATTTTGAATTAGCGTTCGCCGGGCAAACCAGCGAAGACGTGCCCGCGCAATTGAAAGCCGGCATTTTCGGATTTGCCAGGGAAACGGGGCAGTATTTAAACGGCTGGGCGCGGGAAGCCGCGGGCTTGGGTTCGGGTTTGGGCGAAACCATCGGCCAAAAAATCGCGGCCAGCCGGTTTCCCAACCGGCGCATGAGCCTGTTCGCCAGAGCCTATGGACTCGGCGTGCCGGCCACGGTGCATGCCGCCATCGGCAC
This genomic stretch from Elusimicrobiota bacterium harbors:
- a CDS encoding deoxyhypusine synthase family protein, which encodes MTKSAPRRSDRPLRFVSLKTRASKVRLEFLGSEPKKGGSFKSFFNGLPAILAAQNLREFVEAVVNAKKKKRPVLMMFGAHVIKTGLSRYIITLMEKGWVTALATNGAGVIHDFELAFAGQTSEDVPAQLKAGIFGFARETGQYLNGWAREAAGLGSGLGETIGQKIAASRFPNRRMSLFARAYGLGVPATVHAAIGTDIVYQHPNCDGGAWGQASYTDFKRLTEIVGDLAGGGVIMNWGSAVLMPEVLLKAIAINRNKGRRMDKITAANFDMIPQYRPRVNVLERPTLWSGSRAFNFIGHHEILLPLVSQALVEHR